GTAGCTATAAGATTTACATGTTCATTTGTAAGCAAATCTTTTCTTTCAAAGACTGCTCCAAGGATACTGTCCATAAAACAACCTAATGTTCCAGGAATAACTGCTAAAATAATAGCTAAAACAGAATCATTAATAATTCCAAGCAAATAAGCACAAATACCAACAATAGCTGCACCAATCATACCTGCAACAGTTCCCAAAACAGATACTGCGCCGTCAGTTCCAGGTTCAACCTTTTTAAAAGTAGTAATTAATCTAGGCTGATGCAATACTCCTATTTCACTGGCTAAAGTATCTGCTGTTGCAGTAGCTATTGCCCCAATAAATCCTCCGACAAATGATAAGTAATAACCTCCAAATGCAGCCATCATAACTGCTACAATACCATTTGAAATAACATTTTTAGAAGTTCTTCTACCTTCAAATTCCCCTAAAGATTTTTTATAGGATTTTGAGAATTTTGTAGCCGCCAAACTTAAAATAAGGAATATTAAAATTAATAATAACCAGTTAAATCCTGCTGAGAAAATAATGATAACTCCCATAATAATCATAACAACTGATCCAAGAGCGTCTAAGGATTTTCTTTTGTATGTTAAGAATCCCAATAAAAACAGGATTAGAACATAACCCCAATTAATCATTATTAACTTTTCAACCATATTATCAACACAATAATATTTCTAAAGGATAATATAAAAAGCTACCTAATTTAACCATATAATTAATATAATATATTAACCATAATTTATTCTATGAGAACATTATATAAAATAATTATCGTACTGGCTATCTTATTTGTAAGTTTTGAAATTGAAATTGCAATTCCAGGAAGAGGAAGTTTCATTTATGCTTTAATTACCTTAATAATAATTGCAGGAATCATTAACTACACCATTTCAATTTACAATGACTTAGTAACTGAAAGAAACAGGGTAAAAAATTCCTGGAGTAAAATTGATGTTCAGTTAAAAAGAAGAACCGACCTAATTCCAAATCTTGTGGAAGTTGTTAAAGGTTATGCAAAACACGAACATAACACATTTACTCAGGTAAGTCAGGCCAGAGCTTCATTAATGAATGCAAGAAATATAGAAGACATACAAAAATCAAATTCCCAGCTATCCCGAAGTCTTGTTAATTTATTTGCAATAGCTGAAAAGTATCCTGAACTAAAAGCCAATTCAAACTTTTTGGATTTGCAAAGACAAATAAGCGACAGTGAAGATAAAATAGCCATTTATAGAGAAAGCTTCAATAATTATGTTTTAGTCTACAACAACAGCTGTGAACAATTTCCAAGCAATTTAGTTGCACAGTTATTCGGATTTAAAACTGCAAACTTTATTGAAATTCCTGAAGATGAAAAAACTGTACCGAATGTGGAGTTTTAATTTATTATTTTTTTACAATGAAATATAACATTGTGATATAATGAAATGAAAAAAATAAGTAAAAGTATTTAGTTTAATACTTTACTTTTGATAATTTCCACTCTTTTAAGAGGGTAGATTTTTTTAGCATTGTGATAAACTTCAGATGCTAATTTACCGTTAACAACAAGTTTTATTAATTCATCGAAAGATTTTTCTGCTGCAGTTTCAGCTAATAAATCATTGATAACTTGTCTCATGTATTTTTGTTGGGAAGATTTAGCTCTTCTGGTAGTTACTGCAAGTACATGAAGTTTAACTTTACGATCATCTTTAGTTTTAACAACAGAAGAAGCATCGATTCTACTGGTTCCTCTTCTAATCATACTTCTTACATAATCAGTAGTAGTTTTGTGACCAGTAAATTTGGTGTTTGCAACATCTCCTGCTACATTATCAATTTCAAACCTGAGTTTGATGTATTGTTTGGAAAAGTCACCAGACAATTCCCTCATAGTAACTTCTACTCCCCTACCGATGAGATAATCAGGGTCTCTTGCTGGAGTTTCTCCAATTTCTTTGTCTTCAAAGTTTACTGGTGTTTTAATAGTATACCAAGATTTTTCTTTCCATGTGTCACGTACTCTACGTCTTGCTTTTGCTTTTGCCATTATATCAACCTTTTATAGTTTTTCCGTAAATTTTATTATCGTTAAAAATATAGCTATCGCTATAGTAAATTTAAAAATAGTCCACCAAATACCGTACCTGTTAAATTAAACACAATACAGAATATAAAATAAGATTATAATTGATTATAGTTTTATAATCCGTTAATCGACTACTGTGAGTTTTACTCACTTATTTTAAAGAACAATACATTATAAAGTTTTAAATTATTAAAATCCGCCCTTAAAGGTTATTATTACTTCTTTTCTTCATGATATATAAAGCTTGTTAAATGACTAAACATTTATTCCATATAATTTATAACCTTAGTTATTACAAACTAAACAAAAAGAATGATTATAATATCATTTTAAAATAGTAAAAACACATTAAAACAAAATAAAAATATGATTTCATAACACTAGTTGGAAAATAAGGAGTATTAAAACTCCTTATTCCATACTAGGCAAATATTTCTGGTCTGAAGCATAGCTGGACCCGATTAATTTTCCGCTAGACGTATTGTACTGTCTAAAACCACCATCAGAATAAGTTACTTCACGATAATAGCTGCCGTCATCTGCCTGATAATTATATTTTACCACTTCACTTACAACATAAACTCCTGAATTCGGCTTAGTGTTGTCACTTGTGTTTGCAGTTGTATTATTGGTTAGATTTTCAGCAGTGCAGTTAGTAGACACAGTATCGTCTTCATCATCATGGATATCATCAGCAAAAGCAATTGCAAATGCTATAATGCATGCCCCGACAATAATTGCACAGATTATTATAATCAAATCTTTAGATTCCATTAAAGCAACCTCCAATTGATTTTTTAAAAAGCCCACATGGGGAATCGAACCCCAGACCTATTGATTACGAGTCAATCGTTCTACCTTCTGAACTATATAGGCTTAACTATTATATTTGTAATTAAGTAATATACAAACATTCCTATAAAATAACACACAACATCCCACCAGTCAGAAACACTTCCAGGTCTTAAAAAAATAGCTATGTACTCACCTAAAAAAGATAGAAATATTGTAATTAAAGTCAGATATTTTAAGGATGTCACCTGCATATTTGACCTGTATAATGAAATGCTGTTTATTAAAGCGAAAAATAATGGCACAGCCAGCAGATCATTGAGATAATTATTGAAAAATGGAATTCCCAAATTCTTCAAAACCAGCTGATTCAAGCCATAAACAGCTAATACAACAACCAATATTACAATATTTGTTTTATTTTCCATATTATCCGCAAATAGAAAATATTACCAGTGCAATAAGCACTCCCAAAACAATAGTACATAAGTCTTCCATAATAATAATATCGTGACTACCATATATAAAACTTGTTAAAAAAATAAAAAGAGAAAATCAGCTATTCATGAAATTGTAGTGATCAATATATCTTTGTAAAACTTCCTCAACAGGACCTTCATCACTAACCAGCTTAATTCCTGCATCCTCTGCCTTAATTTTGGATTTGAATCCGTATTTTGTAGAAATTATAACATCACAGTCATTGCATTCTTGAATAACATCACCGCCCTGATGTTTGGCGTCCTTATCAATAGCCAATTTTCTTGTTTCAACAAAATCAAAGTCATTGTCAACTACATCATAAATAACTAATGATACTGCTTTTCCTAAATGCAAATCAACAATATCTCCATTGGAAGATGCAAGTGCAATTCTCATTTTAATCAACTAATTTTTTAATTATATTGGCAACATTCTGACCAAATAACTTAATAGTGGCTATTCCTTCACTGTCATCTAAAGCTGTACCTTCAGGACCTGCAAATACCATGTTCCAGTAAGTACTTCCGGCTATTATCATATTGTTAATCGGGAAAAACATTGTCATTTCCTGTAAGGTTAAAGTCTGTCCTCCACGCCTTGCAACAGCAATCGGACCTCCAACCATCCATTCTAAAAATTTGTCGTTTCCTCTTGAAACTTTACCTATCCTTTGAAGAGCAGCCATTATGTCTCCTCTTGCAGTTCCAAAGTAAACTGGTGCTGCAGGAATAAATCCGTCAGCCTGTCTGATTTTTTCAATGATTTCATCCAAACCGTCATTTAAAACACAATTTCCTGTTTTTGCACATCCGTTACATGCAACACATGACTGTATCTGTTTTCCTCTTAAGGATATGATTTCAGCTTCAACACCATTTTTCTCAATTTCTTCAGCACAAACTTCCAGAACATCCTGAGTGTTACTGTTAGCTCGAGGACTGGAATTTAATAATATAACTTTTGCCATAACATCAACCTAAATAAAATTTTGTTAAATAAATAATAAATCTTTTTGAAAAAAGAATTTAAACTTCAGCACCATTTAAAGCATGGCGACAAGGACAATCAAAATCGTCGTCTAAATTCCTGATGATTTCATAAATCAATTCAAGCAAATCTGATTCTTTAGCCTTAACCATTTCAAATACTTCATCAATGGTCAAGTTATCTTCAGAAATGCCTGATGCATAATTTGAAACTATACAAATGGAATTGTAACAAATTGCCCTTTCACGAGCCAATGTTACTTCAGGAACTCCAGTCATACCTACCAAATCCCCTCCAAGAAGTTTGAACATTTTGATTTCAGCAGGTGTTTCAAATCTGGGTCCCTGTGTACACACATATGTTCCGCCAGTAATAACTTCCCCACAGTCAGCCATTATATCCCTTAGACGACTGCAATAAGGTTCAGTTACATCTACATGAACAACATGGTCTTCAAAGTATGTCTTATCCCTGTTTTCTGTAAAATCTAAAAAGTCATCGGGAATGACAAATGATCCAGGAGGCATTTCCAGATTCATAGACCCAACAGAATTGGTAGCTATTATCTGTGTAACACCTACATTCCTAAGTGCATCAATATTAGCTCTGAAATTGATTTTATGTGGAGGGATACTGTGTCCTGCAGCATGTCTTGGAATAAAAGCTACTGTTTTATTGAATATATCCAAAATAGAAACTTCAACTTCCCCATAGTCTGTTTTGACTAACTTTTTTTCAACACTGTCTGCCTTCTGAGTTATTTCATAAACTCCGCTGCCGCCAATAATTCCAATCATCTTATCTTATCCTTTTGTAACAGCTAACGGTTTTACTTTTGCAACAAGTTTAGCTATTCCTGTACTGTCAGATATTTTAACTACACTGTCCACATCTTTGTATGCCCCAGGTGCCTCTTCAGCTATTACATTTTCAGTTGTAGCTCTGATTTTTACTCCGTTTGCAGCCAAAGTGTTTTTGATTTCTTCAGGTTTGTAGTCTTTTTTAGCCTGTGACCTTGATAAAACTCTTCCGGCACCATGTGCAGTGGATCCGAATGTTTCTTCCATTGCTGTTTGTGTTCCATGCAATACATAGGATGCTGTTCCCATTGTTCCAGGAATCAATACCGGCTGACCAACTTCCCTGTATTTTTCAGGAATTTCTTCACTTCCAGGTCCGAATGCACGGGTAGCTCCTTTTCTGTGTACCACCAGTTTAATGTCATTGCCTTTGAATTTGTGTGTTTCCTGTTTAGCAATGTTGTGAGCTACATCATAAACAATGTCCATTTCCATATCTTTAGCGGATTTTCCTAAAATGTCTTCAAAGGTTTCCCTTATCCAATGAGTCATCATCTGTCTGTTTGCCCATGCATAATTAGCTGCAGCATACATAGCTTTTAAGTAGTCCTGAGCTTCCCTTGAATCAAATGGTGCACAGGCCAGTTGTCTGTCTGCAAGATCTATTTGGTGATTTTTATAAGCTTTATCCATTACTCTTAAATAATCAGAACATACCTGATGTCCGCAGCCTCTTGAACCGCTGTGAATCATTATTACAACCATTCCTTTTTCAAGTCCGTATACACCAGCCACTTCATCATTATATATTTCATCAACAACCTGAATTTCTAAAAAGTGATTTCCAGAACCTAAAGAACCAAGTTGAGGTATTCCCCTTCTTTTAGCTTTGTCACTGACTTTAGCTGAGTCTGCTTCTTTGATTCTTCCGTTTTCTTCTAAAACTTCCAAATCTTCTTTCCACCCGTAGCCATTTTCTACAGCCCATTCAGCTCCGAAATTTAAAACATCATCTATTTCATTTTCTTTAAGCTTGATTTTTCCTTTGCTTCCTACACCAGACGGAATGTTTTTAAACAATGCTTCAATTAATTCATCAAGCTTGTCTTCAATGTCTGCTTGTTTAAGATTGGTTTTTATTAATCTGACTCCACAGTTAATGTCAAAACCTACTCCTCCAGGAGAGACAATTCCATTTTTTTCATTGAATGCTGCCACCCCACCTATTGGAAATCCATATCCGAAATGAATGTCAGGCAGACCGATTGCATATCTGTGAACACCTGGAAGACATGCAATATTTACAATCTGGTCAATAGCCCCATCTTCCAAAGCTTCAAAACTTTCATCATCAAGATACAATCTTCCAGAAGCTCTCATTTTTTTATTAACGCTTCCTGGAACTTCGTATACGTTATCTCTAACTTTTTTAATGTTATCTTTAATACTCATAAAAATCACAAACTATTTTATAATATTTATAATAGGACAATAAATAATTTTTTGGTAGAAAACAGAATGAAATTAATAAAAAAATTACTCCAAAAAATAAAATCGGCAACAAAAAACCTCTTTTTTACAGTCTAAAAAAAAACAAGTTAAATGAGGCCATAAACCTCACCGGCAAATTGAGAAAAATAAAATCTCTTAAAGATTAATTGTTTATTTACAAAAGCTTTATTAAGAAAATTTTTATTTTCTAAATAAAGCAGATATTCCTGCAACCAACAGCAGCAATGCTCCAAGAACACCAAAGAAAGTAGATCCCAGCAGAACCAAGATTGCAGAAACAATAAACAGGAATCCTCCAACATCACTATCTTTAAATACATGAATAGATGCAAAAATACCTAAAAATGATCCAAGAGTAGCTATAAGTCCTAAAAAGGATGTTGCTCCAAATCCAAAACTTCCAATCAATAAAATAAATGAACTAGAAACCAAACTTACAAGTGCCCCTAAGCCACCTACAATTAGTTCAAATATTCTTGAAACTGATTTTCTTCTTTGCATATTTAATTATTTAACTATAATTCATTATATATGTTTTCATAAATCAACAATTGCTGAAAGTTTTACAGCATTCCCCTCAACAATATTCATTTTGTGAAATGTTATTGCCTTAACTTCATCGCCGCGGTAATGTTTATCCCAATTAATATCTTCGCCTTCAATTGTTGCATTTAAGTGATATCCGTCATCTATTTTATCAATCATGACTTTAAATTCTGAAAATAACATGAATTCTATTTCATGCAAAAATAAAAGTTCCTCTAAAAAATCATATAATAATGAAACTTTGTCTTCCGAGGTTATTTCAAATGATTTGGAAGTTATTGGATTTATATTATCTGTTTTGGAAATTATATTAAATAATGCCAATCCTGCATTTTCAAAAGCTTCGTTTAAGTTGTTTCCATATGCATAAAATCCAATATCTGCAGTTACATCAAAAAATTCAAATTTTTTCATAGTTTTTTTCCTAAAATATTACTTTTCAAATGGGGTGTCTCTCTTTCTTTATATTACACTTTCAAACAATATTAATTTAGCGATGTGATAGAAATGTTAAAAAATTCAGATACCACAATAAAAGCTGATTTAAGAAAGAAAAGTTCTATAATGGATGAAATAGAATATAGTAACTATAATATTCAAGCTTGCATGGTGATACTTGTTATAATGATGGTATTGCTTTTATCAATAATCTCTGTTGTAACTGCGCAAAATCCCAATTTAGTATAATTGGTTTTTTCTGATTATATGCTACCAAACCCTTGGCGCAGAAAAAGCATTAGATCAAAACAGGTTGACCCATGCAAAAATCTAATGTTACAGAGATGATTAATATGAAATTTGATTCAGATATGAAGTTTTGTCAGTCATGTGCAATGCCCATGACTGAAGAATTATACGGCAGCAACAAAGACGGCAGTAAAAACGAAGATTACTGCATTTACTGCTATGAAAATGGTGAATTTACAGCAGATATATCTATGGAAGAAATGATTGATTTTTGTGTTCCGAAAACTGTCGAAAATACAGATATGGATGAAAAAACAGCTAGAAAAATGTTAAATGAAGCATTTCCACAACTTAAAAGATGGAAATGAATTTCATAATTTGAAATCACATGGGTTAAAACGTAAAATAATTTCTCTGGAATTTCCTCTTGATCCTTTTCCTGTGAATTTT
This genomic stretch from Methanobrevibacter smithii ATCC 35061 harbors:
- a CDS encoding TIGR00297 family protein, whose product is MVEKLIMINWGYVLILFLLGFLTYKRKSLDALGSVVMIIMGVIIIFSAGFNWLLLILIFLILSLAATKFSKSYKKSLGEFEGRRTSKNVISNGIVAVMMAAFGGYYLSFVGGFIGAIATATADTLASEIGVLHQPRLITTFKKVEPGTDGAVSVLGTVAGMIGAAIVGICAYLLGIINDSVLAIILAVIPGTLGCFMDSILGAVFERKDLLTNEHVNLIATITGALIGILLV
- a CDS encoding LemA family protein — protein: MRTLYKIIIVLAILFVSFEIEIAIPGRGSFIYALITLIIIAGIINYTISIYNDLVTERNRVKNSWSKIDVQLKRRTDLIPNLVEVVKGYAKHEHNTFTQVSQARASLMNARNIEDIQKSNSQLSRSLVNLFAIAEKYPELKANSNFLDLQRQISDSEDKIAIYRESFNNYVLVYNNSCEQFPSNLVAQLFGFKTANFIEIPEDEKTVPNVEF
- a CDS encoding 30S ribosomal protein S3ae: MAKAKARRRVRDTWKEKSWYTIKTPVNFEDKEIGETPARDPDYLIGRGVEVTMRELSGDFSKQYIKLRFEIDNVAGDVANTKFTGHKTTTDYVRSMIRRGTSRIDASSVVKTKDDRKVKLHVLAVTTRRAKSSQQKYMRQVINDLLAETAAEKSFDELIKLVVNGKLASEVYHNAKKIYPLKRVEIIKSKVLN
- a CDS encoding NifB/NifX family molybdenum-iron cluster-binding protein, which gives rise to MRIALASSNGDIVDLHLGKAVSLVIYDVVDNDFDFVETRKLAIDKDAKHQGGDVIQECNDCDVIISTKYGFKSKIKAEDAGIKLVSDEGPVEEVLQRYIDHYNFMNS
- a CDS encoding flavodoxin family protein, with the translated sequence MAKVILLNSSPRANSNTQDVLEVCAEEIEKNGVEAEIISLRGKQIQSCVACNGCAKTGNCVLNDGLDEIIEKIRQADGFIPAAPVYFGTARGDIMAALQRIGKVSRGNDKFLEWMVGGPIAVARRGGQTLTLQEMTMFFPINNMIIAGSTYWNMVFAGPEGTALDDSEGIATIKLFGQNVANIIKKLVD
- the mtnP gene encoding S-methyl-5'-thioadenosine phosphorylase, which produces MIGIIGGSGVYEITQKADSVEKKLVKTDYGEVEVSILDIFNKTVAFIPRHAAGHSIPPHKINFRANIDALRNVGVTQIIATNSVGSMNLEMPPGSFVIPDDFLDFTENRDKTYFEDHVVHVDVTEPYCSRLRDIMADCGEVITGGTYVCTQGPRFETPAEIKMFKLLGGDLVGMTGVPEVTLARERAICYNSICIVSNYASGISEDNLTIDEVFEMVKAKESDLLELIYEIIRNLDDDFDCPCRHALNGAEV
- a CDS encoding RtcB family protein yields the protein MSIKDNIKKVRDNVYEVPGSVNKKMRASGRLYLDDESFEALEDGAIDQIVNIACLPGVHRYAIGLPDIHFGYGFPIGGVAAFNEKNGIVSPGGVGFDINCGVRLIKTNLKQADIEDKLDELIEALFKNIPSGVGSKGKIKLKENEIDDVLNFGAEWAVENGYGWKEDLEVLEENGRIKEADSAKVSDKAKRRGIPQLGSLGSGNHFLEIQVVDEIYNDEVAGVYGLEKGMVVIMIHSGSRGCGHQVCSDYLRVMDKAYKNHQIDLADRQLACAPFDSREAQDYLKAMYAAANYAWANRQMMTHWIRETFEDILGKSAKDMEMDIVYDVAHNIAKQETHKFKGNDIKLVVHRKGATRAFGPGSEEIPEKYREVGQPVLIPGTMGTASYVLHGTQTAMEETFGSTAHGAGRVLSRSQAKKDYKPEEIKNTLAANGVKIRATTENVIAEEAPGAYKDVDSVVKISDSTGIAKLVAKVKPLAVTKG
- a CDS encoding archease; translation: MKKFEFFDVTADIGFYAYGNNLNEAFENAGLALFNIISKTDNINPITSKSFEITSEDKVSLLYDFLEELLFLHEIEFMLFSEFKVMIDKIDDGYHLNATIEGEDINWDKHYRGDEVKAITFHKMNIVEGNAVKLSAIVDL
- a CDS encoding zinc ribbon domain-containing protein, which encodes MQKSNVTEMINMKFDSDMKFCQSCAMPMTEELYGSNKDGSKNEDYCIYCYENGEFTADISMEEMIDFCVPKTVENTDMDEKTARKMLNEAFPQLKRWK